A DNA window from Rossellomorea marisflavi contains the following coding sequences:
- a CDS encoding prolyl hydroxylase family protein codes for MHTKEIGVKEQTIFPHVGNKIVTEDREISIIARVEEPLVVILGNVLSHEECDELINVSKDRMDRSKIGKVREVDQIRTSSSTFLEEGENEVVSRVSRRVSQIMNIPESHGEGLQILNYQIGQEYKAHFDFFSSSRPVKNPRISTLVMYLNDVEQGGETYFPKLNLSVSPQKGMAVYFEYFYDNQELNDMTLHGGGPVIIGDKWAATQWMRRQRID; via the coding sequence ATGCACACAAAGGAAATAGGGGTTAAAGAACAGACGATCTTCCCTCATGTAGGGAATAAGATCGTAACAGAAGACAGAGAGATTTCCATTATTGCCAGAGTAGAAGAGCCGCTTGTCGTCATCCTCGGGAACGTCCTGAGCCATGAAGAATGCGATGAACTCATCAACGTATCGAAGGACCGGATGGACAGGTCCAAGATCGGGAAGGTCCGTGAAGTGGATCAAATCCGCACGAGCAGCAGTACGTTCCTTGAAGAAGGGGAGAATGAAGTGGTCTCACGGGTGTCAAGACGCGTGTCCCAGATCATGAACATCCCTGAAAGCCACGGAGAAGGATTACAGATCCTCAATTATCAAATCGGCCAGGAATACAAGGCCCACTTTGACTTTTTCTCTTCATCAAGACCGGTGAAGAACCCTCGGATCAGTACCCTTGTGATGTATTTGAACGATGTGGAACAAGGGGGAGAAACGTATTTTCCTAAACTGAACCTTTCCGTGTCTCCGCAAAAAGGGATGGCGGTCTACTTCGAGTACTTCTATGATAACCAGGAGCTCAATGACATGACCCTTCACGGTGGGGGCCCCGTCATCATCGGTGACAAATGGGCCGCTACCCAGTGGATGAGAAGGCAGCGGATCGATTGA
- the kdpDN gene encoding KdpD-like non-kinase potassium sensor (KdpDN resembles contains the N-terminal sensor region of KdpD but lacks the C-terminal histidine kinase region.) — MNPYFRKKRPEEFLEEIHRSTLGRLKLYVGAAPGVGKTFKMLQDAAQWRHDGRDVVIGLIETHGRKETADVIGGLEQVPLKQVHYKGKVFHELDVTRIKERKPEIVLIDELAHSNVPGARHVKRYQDVEEILQAGIDVWSAMNIQHLESVNDIVQRITGITVRERVPDTFIQQAAEIQLIDITPETLRKRMKEGRIYPPQKIEQSLSNFFTSSNLSALRELSLRELADDVDGRMKGGSAPTGVHERILVCVHYGPTAEKLIRRGWRMADRLKAELVILTVVEASTLSPQQKKKIEEWHTLANQFGAIMIVEDGGKRHAATVIIDVAFRHNVTQILLGQSARSRWEEIRKGSIINRIMRESSNMDIHIVADGR, encoded by the coding sequence ATGAATCCATATTTCAGGAAGAAGAGACCGGAGGAATTCCTTGAGGAGATCCACCGCTCCACCCTGGGAAGATTGAAGCTTTATGTGGGAGCCGCACCCGGTGTGGGGAAGACGTTCAAGATGCTCCAGGATGCTGCCCAGTGGAGGCATGACGGAAGGGATGTAGTCATCGGCCTTATCGAAACCCATGGCCGCAAGGAAACGGCTGACGTCATCGGGGGCCTGGAGCAGGTACCGCTTAAGCAAGTACATTATAAAGGGAAAGTGTTCCACGAACTGGACGTCACCCGGATCAAGGAGCGTAAGCCGGAAATCGTCCTCATCGATGAGTTGGCTCATTCGAACGTCCCGGGTGCGAGGCATGTGAAACGGTATCAGGATGTGGAAGAAATCCTTCAGGCAGGGATCGATGTATGGTCCGCCATGAACATTCAGCATCTTGAAAGTGTGAACGACATCGTTCAGAGAATCACAGGCATCACGGTCCGGGAGAGGGTGCCGGACACCTTCATTCAGCAGGCGGCGGAAATCCAGCTCATCGATATCACGCCTGAGACGCTCAGGAAGCGCATGAAGGAAGGCAGGATCTATCCCCCGCAGAAAATCGAACAAAGCCTGTCGAACTTCTTTACTTCTTCTAATCTATCAGCACTGAGAGAACTGTCTCTTCGAGAGCTTGCAGATGATGTAGACGGAAGGATGAAAGGGGGGAGCGCTCCGACCGGCGTCCATGAACGGATCCTGGTCTGCGTTCACTATGGTCCGACAGCAGAAAAACTCATCAGAAGGGGCTGGAGAATGGCGGATCGTTTAAAGGCAGAATTGGTCATCCTCACAGTCGTTGAAGCCAGTACCCTCTCGCCACAACAGAAAAAGAAAATCGAGGAGTGGCATACCCTTGCCAATCAATTCGGAGCCATCATGATCGTGGAAGATGGAGGGAAACGACACGCAGCGACCGTCATTATAGATGTAGCCTTCCGACACAACGTCACCCAGATCCTGCTAGGCCAATCCGCACGGTCGCGTTGGGAGGAAATCCGCAAAGGGTCCATCATCAATCGCATCATGAGGGAGTCCTCCAACATGGATATTCACATCGTGGCAGATGGAAGATAA
- the kdpC gene encoding potassium-transporting ATPase subunit KdpC: MVEQRLAGPIIRVSIMTMILGGLLYPLATTGISKLLMPERANGSLIYENGHPVGSALIGQNVQDPALFHGRVSAIEYDAAASGSNNYAPSNPELIKRVEGTLQEWKKENPGVPLNQVPMDLMTDSGSGLDPHISPEAALAQVDRIAEATSISKSRLKELIDDHTEGKEWGFLGERRVNVLLLNLALKKE; this comes from the coding sequence ATGGTAGAACAACGATTGGCTGGCCCGATCATACGGGTCAGCATCATGACGATGATCCTTGGGGGGCTTCTCTATCCCCTTGCTACGACGGGGATTTCTAAACTCTTGATGCCTGAAAGGGCGAATGGAAGCCTGATTTATGAAAACGGCCACCCGGTGGGCTCTGCGCTCATCGGCCAAAACGTTCAAGATCCCGCATTGTTTCATGGCCGGGTATCGGCTATTGAATATGATGCAGCCGCATCGGGCTCCAACAACTATGCTCCTTCCAATCCGGAACTGATCAAGCGGGTAGAGGGGACCCTGCAAGAATGGAAAAAGGAAAATCCAGGCGTGCCGCTCAATCAGGTCCCGATGGATCTTATGACCGATTCCGGATCGGGCCTTGACCCCCATATCAGTCCGGAAGCGGCCCTGGCCCAGGTTGATCGTATCGCGGAAGCTACATCCATATCCAAAAGCAGGCTTAAAGAGCTGATAGATGATCACACAGAAGGAAAAGAGTGGGGGTTCCTGGGAGAGAGGAGGGTGAACGTGCTCTTGTTGAACCTGGCACTGAAAAAGGAATGA
- the kdpB gene encoding potassium-transporting ATPase subunit KdpB, with amino-acid sequence MGNHLLKDQEEDIISPVREVPSPSVDKNSKDSSLLWNALKESIMKLDPRRMVKNPIMFVVEIGFFISFIQVFLPQSPGGTGTWFSLSVALILLFTVLFANFAEALAEGRGKAQAGALKKSKQEMIANVRMKDGSIRHMPSDKLKVDDIVIVSQGEWIPGDGEVIKGIASVDESAITGESAPVMKEAGGDFNSVTGGTRVVSDSITIRITSNPGESFLDRMISLVEGAERQKTPNEIALNTVLTSLTLIFLFVVMTLPFFTNYLGFQIDTAVLIALLVCLIPTTIGGLLSAIGIAGMDRVTQFNVLAMSGKAVEAAGDINTIILDKTGTITFGNRMASDIIPTGEGEEELPYWAGMSSLKDETPEGRSVLELLKGRGVVIPEVTGGTFIDFKAETRMSGLDLPDGRRVRKGAVDAVKAWVKSQGGSIPADLEAKSTAIAGEGGTPLAVAMDDRIYGLIYLKDTVKPGMKERFEQLRKMGIKTVMCTGDNPLTAATIAREAGVDEFIAECKPEDKIEVIRFEQSQGKLVAMTGDGTNDAPALAQADVGLAMNSGTTAAKEAANMVDLDSDPTKIIEVVSIGKQLLMTRGALTTFSIANDVAKYFAIIPAMFMTAIPEMEALNIMKLSSPVTAILSALIFNAIIIPLLVPLAMKGVAYKPVRSDILLRRNLLIYGIGGMLAPFAGIKVIDLMMSLVI; translated from the coding sequence ATGGGAAACCATTTGTTGAAGGATCAGGAGGAGGACATCATCTCACCGGTAAGAGAGGTGCCGTCGCCTTCTGTTGATAAGAATAGCAAGGACTCATCGTTACTATGGAACGCACTGAAAGAATCAATCATGAAGCTGGACCCTAGAAGGATGGTCAAGAATCCCATCATGTTCGTAGTGGAAATTGGGTTCTTCATTTCCTTCATCCAGGTGTTTTTACCACAAAGCCCAGGAGGGACGGGAACATGGTTCTCTCTCTCGGTCGCACTCATCCTGCTTTTTACGGTTTTGTTCGCCAACTTTGCCGAGGCGTTGGCCGAAGGGAGGGGGAAGGCCCAGGCCGGGGCATTGAAGAAGTCCAAGCAGGAGATGATCGCTAACGTCAGGATGAAGGACGGATCGATCCGCCACATGCCTTCTGACAAACTGAAAGTCGACGATATTGTCATTGTATCCCAAGGGGAATGGATACCTGGGGACGGAGAAGTGATCAAAGGCATCGCATCGGTGGATGAATCCGCCATTACCGGGGAGTCAGCTCCCGTGATGAAGGAAGCAGGCGGGGACTTCAACTCCGTAACGGGAGGAACGAGGGTCGTCAGTGATAGCATCACCATCCGGATTACGAGCAACCCGGGAGAATCCTTCCTGGACCGGATGATTTCCCTTGTAGAAGGGGCCGAGCGTCAAAAGACACCAAATGAAATTGCCTTGAATACCGTCCTGACCAGTTTGACATTGATCTTCCTGTTCGTGGTGATGACCCTCCCGTTCTTCACGAACTACCTTGGGTTCCAGATAGATACCGCAGTCCTCATTGCCCTGCTCGTATGCCTGATCCCGACGACGATCGGCGGGCTGTTATCGGCCATCGGAATCGCCGGGATGGACCGGGTCACACAGTTCAATGTGCTGGCCATGTCCGGAAAGGCGGTGGAAGCAGCCGGGGATATCAACACCATCATCCTTGATAAAACAGGGACGATCACATTCGGGAACCGGATGGCAAGTGATATCATTCCGACTGGGGAAGGGGAAGAAGAGCTTCCTTACTGGGCAGGAATGAGTTCCCTGAAAGATGAGACGCCAGAGGGACGGTCGGTGCTGGAGCTCTTGAAGGGAAGAGGAGTCGTCATCCCCGAGGTCACAGGTGGTACATTCATCGACTTCAAGGCTGAGACGAGGATGAGCGGGTTGGATCTTCCTGACGGCCGTAGGGTAAGAAAAGGAGCCGTCGATGCGGTGAAGGCCTGGGTGAAATCCCAAGGTGGATCCATCCCAGCCGATTTGGAGGCGAAATCGACAGCCATAGCCGGGGAAGGGGGGACTCCCCTTGCCGTTGCCATGGATGATCGGATTTACGGACTGATCTATTTGAAAGATACCGTGAAGCCTGGTATGAAGGAGCGATTCGAGCAGCTGAGGAAGATGGGGATCAAGACTGTGATGTGTACGGGGGATAACCCGCTGACGGCGGCAACGATCGCCAGGGAAGCGGGAGTGGATGAGTTCATTGCCGAGTGTAAACCGGAAGATAAGATCGAGGTGATCCGGTTTGAACAGTCACAGGGCAAGTTGGTCGCCATGACCGGGGACGGGACGAATGATGCGCCTGCCCTCGCCCAGGCCGATGTCGGACTCGCCATGAACAGCGGGACCACGGCGGCGAAAGAAGCGGCCAATATGGTGGATCTGGACTCTGACCCGACGAAGATCATCGAAGTGGTTTCCATCGGCAAACAGCTGCTCATGACAAGGGGAGCCTTGACGACCTTCAGCATCGCCAATGATGTGGCCAAATATTTTGCCATCATACCGGCCATGTTCATGACGGCCATCCCGGAGATGGAAGCACTGAATATCATGAAGCTATCGTCTCCCGTCACAGCCATCCTGTCAGCCCTGATCTTCAATGCCATCATCATTCCCCTTCTCGTGCCCTTGGCCATGAAAGGGGTGGCGTATAAGCCGGTGCGCTCGGATATCCTTTTAAGACGGAATCTGCTGATCTATGGAATCGGTGGGATGCTGGCCCCATTTGCCGGAATAAAAGTAATCGACTTGATGATGTCCCTCGTAATCTAA
- the kdpA gene encoding potassium-transporting ATPase subunit KdpA, whose protein sequence is MFIVILLAKPVGLYLAQAFNTERTRLDRVFLPAENILFRLGGVRAINQTWKRYAASLLLTNVFMIALVYLVFRLQGVLPLNPAGIKGMDASLAFNTAISFMTNTNLQHYSGETGLSYLAQMAGVLFMMFAAPATALSGVMAFIRLLAGKGAGNFFVDFIRSITRVLLPLAFITGLIFVALGVPQTLSPSVTVQTVDGGSQEIARGPVGSFLSIKELGNNGGGFFGVNSAHPFENPGSFSNMLQILLMFLLPTAIPFAYGRMIGNEKQGRLLFVSMMMMFVVMLSLSMVAESHGNPALNALGINGASMEGKEVRFGPGESILYAMVTTASETGAVNTMHDTLTPLSGMLALSNMLLNAVFGGVGAGFLNVIMYVLIAVFLSGLMIGRTPEFLGKKIEAREMKLIAVTMLIQPLLILGASAIALYVHAGTDAISNQGFHGLTQVMYEFTSSAANNGSGFEGLGDATPFWNISTGIVMFIGRYFGVITMLAVAASLAKKRLVPESIGTFRTDSPLFGTIFVGTIMIVGALTFFPVLVLGPVAEYLTL, encoded by the coding sequence ATGTTCATTGTCATTCTATTGGCAAAGCCTGTAGGGCTCTATCTAGCACAGGCATTCAATACGGAGCGGACGCGCCTTGACCGGGTATTCCTCCCGGCAGAGAACATCCTCTTCCGGCTCGGCGGTGTCCGGGCGATCAATCAGACTTGGAAGAGGTATGCTGCTTCCCTGCTTCTGACGAACGTATTCATGATCGCGCTCGTGTACCTGGTTTTCAGACTTCAGGGGGTACTTCCCCTGAATCCGGCAGGGATCAAAGGGATGGATGCGTCCCTTGCTTTCAATACGGCCATCAGCTTCATGACGAATACCAATCTTCAACACTACAGCGGTGAAACCGGTTTGTCGTATCTCGCCCAGATGGCGGGCGTTCTCTTCATGATGTTCGCTGCACCTGCAACCGCGTTGAGCGGGGTGATGGCCTTTATCCGGTTGTTAGCCGGAAAGGGGGCGGGGAATTTCTTCGTTGATTTCATCCGTTCCATCACCAGGGTGCTATTGCCCCTAGCGTTCATCACCGGCTTGATCTTCGTGGCCCTTGGGGTACCACAGACGCTTTCACCATCTGTTACCGTGCAGACCGTGGATGGTGGGAGTCAGGAGATTGCACGGGGTCCCGTAGGCTCATTCTTATCGATCAAGGAGCTCGGGAACAACGGTGGTGGATTCTTTGGAGTCAACTCGGCTCATCCTTTTGAGAATCCGGGGTCGTTCAGCAATATGCTCCAGATCCTTTTGATGTTCCTTCTGCCTACGGCGATTCCCTTCGCGTATGGAAGGATGATCGGGAATGAGAAGCAAGGACGCCTCTTATTCGTCTCGATGATGATGATGTTCGTTGTCATGCTCTCCCTGTCAATGGTGGCGGAATCGCATGGAAACCCGGCATTGAATGCTCTCGGAATCAATGGGGCGAGCATGGAAGGGAAGGAAGTCCGGTTTGGTCCCGGGGAGTCGATCCTGTATGCCATGGTGACGACGGCTTCGGAAACGGGTGCGGTCAATACCATGCATGATACGCTTACGCCTTTGAGCGGGATGCTGGCTCTGTCCAATATGCTCCTCAATGCCGTATTCGGTGGTGTGGGTGCCGGGTTCCTCAATGTCATCATGTATGTCCTGATCGCCGTTTTCCTATCGGGATTGATGATAGGCAGGACTCCGGAGTTTCTTGGTAAGAAGATCGAAGCCCGCGAGATGAAGCTCATAGCCGTCACCATGCTGATCCAACCGCTCCTCATACTTGGTGCATCGGCCATCGCCCTTTATGTCCATGCAGGGACGGATGCCATCTCCAATCAAGGGTTCCACGGACTGACGCAAGTCATGTATGAATTCACGTCGTCTGCAGCCAACAATGGATCAGGGTTTGAAGGCCTGGGGGATGCCACGCCATTTTGGAACATTTCCACGGGGATCGTCATGTTCATCGGGCGGTACTTCGGAGTCATTACCATGCTCGCTGTCGCTGCATCCCTGGCCAAGAAGCGGCTTGTTCCGGAAAGCATCGGAACCTTCCGTACAGATTCTCCCCTATTCGGCACCATCTTCGTGGGGACGATCATGATCGTGGGAGCGCTGACGTTCTTCCCGGTCCTCGTGCTGGGACCTGTTGCAGAATATTTAACACTATAA
- the kdpF gene encoding K(+)-transporting ATPase subunit F, with protein MMMLAIALILVFYLCYVLLNPEKF; from the coding sequence ATGATGATGTTGGCGATCGCTCTGATCCTGGTGTTCTATCTGTGTTATGTGTTGCTAAATCCAGAGAAATTTTGA
- a CDS encoding DUF2294 domain-containing protein, producing the protein MATKKRLEAELSEAFIKLQRELIGRGPQETRTYIVEDMVIARFKGVLTVEEKHLVEHDNGRKLVKQMRQILREMYGEKFEAVVEKLTNCHVLTSHSDISTRSGERIEVFVLDRNLEKELIQ; encoded by the coding sequence ATGGCAACGAAAAAACGATTAGAGGCCGAGCTGAGCGAAGCCTTCATCAAGCTCCAAAGGGAATTGATCGGGAGGGGACCACAGGAAACGAGGACCTACATCGTCGAAGATATGGTGATCGCGCGGTTCAAGGGCGTCCTCACCGTAGAAGAAAAGCATCTGGTGGAACATGATAATGGACGGAAGCTCGTGAAGCAGATGAGGCAGATCCTCCGGGAGATGTACGGGGAAAAATTCGAAGCCGTCGTGGAAAAGCTGACGAACTGCCACGTCCTTACCAGTCATAGCGATATCAGCACCAGGTCCGGTGAAAGGATCGAAGTGTTCGTCCTTGACCGGAATCTCGAGAAGGAACTGATTCAATAA
- the wrbA gene encoding NAD(P)H:quinone oxidoreductase, which yields MGFFSKLFGTQQKEETTMENVKVAVIYYSSTGTNYKMAQWAEEGAKEAGAEVKVLKVPETAPQGAIESNPAWKAHVEATKDVPEVTLADLEWADAIIFSIPTRFGNVPGQVKQFIDTTGGLWFNGKLANKVVSAMTSAQNPHGGQEQTILSLYTTMHHWGAIVASPGYTDPVLFTTGGNPYGTSVTVDQEGNMVENVEPAVKHQAKRTVTVAGWVKQGNQ from the coding sequence ATGGGATTTTTCAGTAAACTATTCGGAACACAACAAAAGGAGGAAACAACGATGGAAAACGTAAAAGTAGCAGTGATTTATTATAGTTCAACAGGTACCAACTACAAGATGGCCCAATGGGCAGAAGAAGGGGCAAAGGAAGCCGGCGCAGAAGTGAAAGTACTGAAGGTGCCTGAAACAGCGCCACAAGGTGCCATTGAATCCAATCCAGCTTGGAAAGCACATGTGGAGGCAACGAAAGATGTTCCGGAAGTGACGCTTGCCGATCTTGAATGGGCCGACGCCATCATCTTCAGCATCCCGACCCGCTTCGGAAACGTGCCTGGACAGGTGAAACAGTTCATCGATACAACAGGCGGACTTTGGTTCAACGGCAAGCTTGCCAACAAAGTGGTCAGTGCTATGACTTCAGCCCAGAATCCACACGGAGGCCAGGAGCAAACCATCCTGTCTCTATACACGACGATGCACCACTGGGGAGCGATCGTGGCATCACCTGGATACACAGATCCTGTTCTCTTTACAACAGGAGGAAACCCATACGGAACGAGTGTGACCGTCGACCAGGAAGGCAATATGGTCGAAAACGTGGAGCCTGCCGTGAAGCATCAGGCAAAACGTACCGTCACCGTCGCTGGCTGGGTCAAGCAAGGTAACCAATAA
- a CDS encoding flavin reductase family protein: MISIDPSQLSAKDNYKFLIGSIIPRPIAFVTSQSPSGTVNGAPFSFFNVVSADPPMVSIAVQRKAGEQKDTSRNIAQTKEFVVHIVDEGNVSKINETAASLKPDESEVELAGLTPIQSEVVGVPGVEEAKVRMECVLEQIVTAGGADLVIGRIVKFHIREDLYENGRIDKEKLQAVSRLAGNDYAKVGETFTIKRPD; encoded by the coding sequence TTGATTTCCATTGATCCATCGCAGCTATCGGCCAAGGATAACTACAAGTTCCTCATCGGAAGCATCATCCCGAGGCCGATTGCATTCGTGACATCCCAGTCGCCGTCGGGAACGGTGAACGGAGCACCATTTTCCTTCTTCAATGTCGTTTCGGCGGACCCGCCGATGGTTTCCATTGCCGTCCAACGCAAAGCGGGTGAACAGAAGGATACATCAAGGAATATCGCACAAACAAAGGAATTTGTCGTCCACATCGTGGATGAAGGCAACGTAAGCAAGATCAATGAAACGGCCGCCAGCTTGAAGCCGGATGAGAGTGAAGTGGAGCTTGCCGGATTAACCCCGATCCAGAGTGAGGTGGTGGGGGTACCGGGTGTAGAGGAAGCGAAAGTACGGATGGAATGCGTGCTGGAGCAGATCGTCACTGCCGGGGGAGCCGATCTTGTCATCGGTCGGATCGTGAAGTTCCATATCCGTGAGGACCTGTATGAAAACGGCCGTATCGATAAGGAGAAGCTCCAGGCCGTCAGCCGTCTGGCGGGGAATGACTATGCCAAGGTCGGTGAGACCTTCACAATCAAACGGCCGGACTGA
- a CDS encoding ring-cleaving dioxygenase, whose amino-acid sequence MQKRTAGIHHITAIVGHPQENIDFYAGVLGLRLVKQTVNFDDPGTYHLYFGDEGGSPGTIITFFPWAGARQGAIGDGQVGVTTYAVPAGSLAFWEERLKTFNIEAKESQRFGETYLTFDDPHGLHLEIVEREGGENNGWSFGGVSSDVAIKGFGGAILLSARPEKTAELLEQVMGLEKVGEEGDYIRFRSTADIGNLIDVKKTSVGRGRSGVGTVHHIAWRAEDDQDQLQWQRLVGESGYGVTEVKDRNYFNAIYFREHGEILFEIATDPPGFAHDETVETMGEKLMLPEQYEGHRDRIEQALIPIEVKELD is encoded by the coding sequence ATGCAAAAACGAACAGCTGGAATCCACCACATCACCGCCATCGTCGGCCATCCACAGGAAAACATCGACTTCTATGCAGGCGTCCTCGGACTCCGCCTCGTCAAACAAACCGTCAACTTCGACGACCCGGGTACCTATCATCTTTACTTCGGAGACGAAGGCGGAAGTCCAGGAACCATCATCACCTTCTTCCCATGGGCAGGAGCACGCCAAGGAGCGATCGGCGATGGGCAAGTGGGTGTCACCACCTATGCCGTACCAGCAGGAAGCCTGGCATTTTGGGAAGAGCGCCTGAAGACGTTCAACATTGAGGCAAAAGAATCACAGCGTTTCGGCGAAACGTATCTGACGTTCGATGATCCACACGGCCTTCATCTGGAAATCGTGGAGCGAGAAGGCGGGGAGAACAACGGCTGGTCGTTCGGAGGGGTATCTTCCGACGTCGCCATCAAAGGGTTCGGTGGAGCCATCCTTCTATCTGCACGCCCTGAAAAAACGGCTGAATTGCTGGAGCAGGTGATGGGTCTTGAGAAGGTAGGCGAGGAAGGAGACTATATCCGCTTCCGATCTACGGCTGACATCGGAAACCTCATCGATGTGAAGAAAACCTCCGTCGGCCGGGGACGCTCTGGAGTGGGGACGGTCCACCATATCGCATGGCGGGCGGAAGATGACCAAGACCAGCTCCAATGGCAGCGCCTTGTCGGCGAAAGCGGCTATGGCGTCACTGAAGTGAAGGACCGAAACTACTTCAACGCGATCTACTTCCGTGAGCATGGAGAAATCCTCTTTGAGATCGCGACGGACCCACCAGGGTTTGCGCATGATGAAACGGTGGAAACAATGGGAGAGAAGCTCATGCTGCCGGAGCAGTATGAGGGACATCGGGATAGGATCGAGCAGGCCCTGATCCCGATCGAAGTGAAAGAGCTAGACTAA
- a CDS encoding ABC transporter ATP-binding protein: MIRFENVSKVFDGNKKAVDSVSFTIPNGEIFVLIGPSGCGKTTTLKMINRLIELSDGTIYINDEKVSTYNVHELRWNIGYVLQNIGLFPHMTIEENITIVPEMKKWPKEKTSKRVDELLRMVGLKPADYKDRKPGELSGGQQQRIGVARALAADPEFILMDEPFSALDPITREKLQDDILSLQKEIKKTIVFVTHDMQEALKLGDRICLMKDGEVAQVGTPEELIHHPANEFVRDFIGGKGHSLENDFNLADLLSPIEEPMDVDRASIPIDSTIDETLSALAQEEIAIVKKDGTPVGYVSRETIIRHLAGVKAGETG; encoded by the coding sequence ATGATCCGATTTGAGAATGTTTCAAAAGTATTTGACGGAAATAAGAAGGCCGTGGACTCAGTCAGTTTCACGATTCCAAATGGGGAAATCTTCGTGCTGATCGGTCCGAGTGGATGCGGAAAGACAACGACGCTCAAAATGATCAACCGGCTCATTGAGTTATCTGATGGGACGATTTATATCAATGATGAGAAAGTCAGTACATACAATGTGCACGAGCTGAGATGGAACATCGGGTATGTGCTACAGAATATCGGACTGTTCCCACATATGACCATCGAGGAGAATATCACCATCGTCCCTGAGATGAAGAAGTGGCCGAAAGAAAAGACAAGCAAGCGTGTGGATGAGCTTTTACGGATGGTGGGTCTTAAACCCGCTGACTATAAAGACCGTAAGCCCGGTGAATTATCGGGTGGTCAGCAGCAGCGGATCGGAGTCGCGCGCGCCCTTGCGGCAGACCCGGAATTCATCCTGATGGATGAACCGTTCAGCGCCCTCGACCCCATCACGAGGGAAAAGCTCCAGGATGATATTCTGTCCCTCCAGAAGGAGATCAAGAAAACCATCGTGTTTGTCACCCATGATATGCAGGAGGCCCTGAAGCTCGGAGATCGCATCTGCCTCATGAAGGACGGCGAAGTCGCCCAGGTAGGGACACCCGAAGAGTTGATCCATCATCCTGCCAATGAATTTGTCCGGGATTTCATCGGAGGGAAAGGACATTCCCTTGAGAATGACTTCAACCTGGCCGATCTCCTCTCACCGATTGAAGAACCGATGGATGTGGACCGGGCATCTATCCCGATCGACAGCACGATTGACGAAACCCTTTCAGCCCTTGCACAGGAAGAGATCGCAATCGTGAAAAAAGACGGGACCCCCGTCGGATACGTTTCAAGGGAAACCATCATCCGGCATCTTGCAGGAGTGAAAGCAGGTGAAACAGGATGA